DNA sequence from the Microcoleus sp. FACHB-68 genome:
CCTTTTAGTGATTATACAGAACCTTTCGCTTTAGATGACTTAGAGATAGTTTCGATCTTAAGTTTTTTAAAAGAAAAGTATTATGATTGGACAATTACTTTTAAGTTTCACGGTCAGCTTGAAGAACTGGAAAAAATAAATTATACTAACATTCGTCAAGCGGTTTGTCATAGAGTAAATCTCAGGGGAAGTGTTGACGAACTGTGGAACCGGACAAGTCATGCTTTTAAAAAAGGAGTAAAGAAAGCACAGAGAAACCAAGTACGAGTAGAAATTATAAACACGGATAAGGGCATAGAGATGTTTCATAGGCTCCTAACCAACTTAAGGCGTAAAAAGTTTCATATACTGCCTCAACCTAAATCATTTTATCTAAGTTTTATAAAGAATTTTATAAATAAAGGCCAGGGTAATGTTTGGGTTGCATTTATGGATGATAAACCAATTGCATCTGCTTTAATTTTAAACAATGGCTCAGCACTTTTTGATAAAATGGGGGTGTCAGATGAAGAATATCTTGAATTTAGGCCGAACAACCTTCTGCTGTGGGAAATAATGAAGTCTGGAAACCAACAAGCATTTGAATATTTAGATATGGGATTAAGCCAAATTAATTACACAGGCTTGATTAGATTTAAAGATTCTATGGGAGGGGTGCAGACGCCAATAAATTATTACAGGTATACTCCAGAATGCTATGATATTGAGCGGGAAGGCAAGATTAAAAATCTGTTGTCTGGAGTAACAGGACTTTTGGTTAGACCTGAAATTCCTGATGAAGTAGTACAAGAAGCTGGAAATCTTTTGTATAAGTATTTTTGTTAAGAATTGAGCGGCGCTGTCTTCCCTAATAATCGTAGCTAGGCCAACTTAGGCTAGAATTTAGTTTAATCAAATTATGGATAATTTGAGCATGGACAAT
Encoded proteins:
- a CDS encoding GNAT family N-acetyltransferase — protein: MENWKIEPIEAFFKEDCLFKGNNLFYSREWISLITEEYGFNFKAVVKEDTHPEDSLLIFAEVDDIFGKRLVSLPFSDYTEPFALDDLEIVSILSFLKEKYYDWTITFKFHGQLEELEKINYTNIRQAVCHRVNLRGSVDELWNRTSHAFKKGVKKAQRNQVRVEIINTDKGIEMFHRLLTNLRRKKFHILPQPKSFYLSFIKNFINKGQGNVWVAFMDDKPIASALILNNGSALFDKMGVSDEEYLEFRPNNLLLWEIMKSGNQQAFEYLDMGLSQINYTGLIRFKDSMGGVQTPINYYRYTPECYDIEREGKIKNLLSGVTGLLVRPEIPDEVVQEAGNLLYKYFC